A window of the Brassica napus cultivar Da-Ae chromosome C5, Da-Ae, whole genome shotgun sequence genome harbors these coding sequences:
- the LOC106398860 gene encoding uncharacterized protein LOC106398860, which produces MANIERTFVVTNIKHHIPLVLDLDVFKYDAWRELFLTHCLTFDVLGHVDGTTLPTGDDDQAWKKRDGLVKLWIYGTLAPPLFKSSFKTGGSARDIWLRIENQFRNNKDLKSIADLLENGEPPVNDRTLVLYMLNGLNEKFDHIINVIKHQKPFPTFEEDRNMLELKETRLKKPYKGTINHNDTASSSTALVATTPEAKAADNTHRQQRNNRGNRRGNIGRGRKNNYNQRHPYNN; this is translated from the exons ATGGCAAACATTGAGAGAACCTTTGTAGTGACGAACATTAAGCATCATATACCTTTGGTCCTCGATCTTGACGTCTTCAAGTACGATGCTTGGAGGGAGCTCTTCCTGACCCACTGTCTCACCTTTGATGTTCTCGGACATGTTGATGGTACAACCCTTCCAACCGGTGACGACGATCAGGCCTGGAAGAAACGAGATGGGTTGGTCAAGTTATGGATCTACGGCACTCTTGCTCCACCCCTCTTCAAATCCTCATTCAAAACTGGTGGCTCAGCTAGAGATATATGGCTCCGCATTGAGAATCAATTCAGAAACAACAAAGA TCTCAAGTCGATTGCGGACCTGCTAGAGAATGGGGAGCCTCCTGTGAATGACAGAACTCTCGTCCTGTACATGCTAAATGGCCTGAACGAGAAGTTTGATCACATCATCAATGTCATCAAGCATCAGAAACCGTTCCCAACGTTTGAGGAAGATCGTAATATGCTAGAGCTCAAAGAAACCCGCCTGAAGAAGCCCTACAAAGGAACTATCAACCACAACGACACTGCATCTTCTTCAACTGCTCTTGTAGCCACAACTCCAGAGGCTAAAGCTGCAGACAACACCCATCGTCAACAGCGCAACAACAGGGGCAATCGACGAGGAAACATAGGACGTGGACGTAAAAACAACTACAACCAGCGTCACCCGTACAACAACTAG